In the Sediminibacter sp. Hel_I_10 genome, one interval contains:
- a CDS encoding alpha/beta fold hydrolase: MPFITNKSKSKPVDIFYEDYGKGQPVILIHGWPLSRKSWEQQVWKIVEAGYRCISYDRRGFGISSAPWDGYDYSSLTTDLNALIEELDLKDVVLVGFSMGGGEVVRYFTDYGSDKIAKAALISSIIPLVKQKSDNPDGVPEKDLEGIKDALESDRLGFLKEFSKGFYNYDDNKDRVSQAILDYDFIIASHASPRATIETAKAWMDTDFRPELKNVDKPTLIVHGDADATVPIETSAKQAAAHIADNQFEIIKGAPHGLNITHSEELNTLLIDFLKK, encoded by the coding sequence ATGCCATTTATAACAAACAAAAGCAAAAGCAAACCAGTAGATATCTTTTATGAAGACTACGGAAAAGGGCAACCTGTCATTTTAATCCACGGATGGCCTTTGAGTAGAAAATCATGGGAGCAGCAAGTTTGGAAAATCGTAGAAGCGGGTTACCGTTGTATTTCTTATGACCGTCGTGGTTTTGGGATTTCTTCTGCACCTTGGGATGGTTACGATTATTCTTCTTTAACTACAGATTTAAATGCACTTATTGAAGAGCTAGATTTAAAAGATGTGGTGCTTGTAGGATTCTCTATGGGAGGTGGCGAAGTGGTACGCTACTTTACAGACTATGGAAGCGATAAAATTGCAAAAGCAGCATTAATCAGTAGTATCATTCCGTTGGTGAAACAAAAGAGTGATAACCCAGATGGTGTTCCAGAGAAAGATTTGGAAGGTATTAAGGACGCGTTAGAATCAGATCGACTAGGATTTTTAAAAGAATTTAGTAAAGGATTCTATAATTATGATGATAATAAAGACCGCGTAAGTCAGGCGATTTTAGATTATGATTTCATCATTGCTTCTCATGCTTCACCCAGAGCAACTATAGAAACGGCTAAGGCTTGGATGGATACTGATTTTAGACCAGAGTTAAAAAATGTAGATAAACCTACACTTATTGTACACGGTGATGCTGATGCAACTGTACCAATCGAAACTTCGGCAAAACAAGCTGCAGCGCATATTGCCGATAATCAATTTGAAATTATCAAAGGAGCGCCTCACGGGTTGAATATTACCCATAGTGAAGAACTCAATACACTTCTAATTGATTTCTTGAAGAAGTGA
- a CDS encoding DoxX family protein, with translation MKKNFNDLALLLLRLGFAGMMLTHGIPKLSMLSNPSDFADPLGVGATVSLILTLIGEVVAPIFIIIGFKTKIAAIPAFITMGVAAFVVHGADPLGKKELALLYFFAFIVIFLAGPGRFSIDRK, from the coding sequence ATGAAAAAGAACTTTAATGACCTTGCACTTTTACTATTACGTTTGGGCTTTGCCGGTATGATGCTTACGCATGGCATCCCTAAATTAAGCATGCTCTCCAATCCTTCTGATTTTGCAGATCCGCTAGGGGTTGGTGCTACGGTCTCTTTAATTTTAACCCTTATAGGTGAGGTGGTCGCTCCAATTTTTATCATCATTGGGTTTAAGACTAAAATCGCCGCTATTCCCGCGTTCATTACCATGGGTGTAGCCGCATTTGTGGTGCATGGTGCAGATCCGTTAGGCAAGAAAGAGCTGGCGCTTCTCTATTTCTTTGCCTTTATTGTGATCTTCTTGGCAGGACCAGGACGTTTTTCTATAGATCGGAAATAA